A region from the Cygnus olor isolate bCygOlo1 chromosome 24, bCygOlo1.pri.v2, whole genome shotgun sequence genome encodes:
- the LOC121059098 gene encoding receptor-type tyrosine-protein phosphatase V-like isoform X3, protein MRIVLGMATSRATLVPMRPPLLPLLVLWVPWLLGTLAEGLSSGHPTLAVSHRSPSVPQGEGCNRTARAGAEGQDAPSDRGMFLNLSVSDRGRSDSLLLSWDEPEGGAEGYLLALSYLGSGTLLQNGSAGPNTTSFWFHGLTPGTYYEVEVTATLACMDTARETVTAQTSPTPVRNLSLSSSGSSAALHASWEHASGQRDGYHLALYHGDSQMLVRNVSVLPNASTFLFDGLLAGSEYALKVSTLSGPSQASTSIHQWTAPSIPTQLWLSPGSSTSLLASWAGAGGAAWLHLVLRNLLTQTVTKTLSAKRGLTSYTFQHLHPGTQYWLGLSAVAGPYTVEGPNATAWTYPLSPTNVTLSNAEEQSSLQAHWSTPAGERDFYLVTLREAEDGTPARNISVGGDSSHVTFHGLSPGKQYSVQVTAVAGPYRASAHSAAAWTQPLAPSGVSLSSQGSPYSLLASWEEAMGESYLLALGRVEHPGENSSLLRGVTNFTYEGLRPGTLYTFEVSTVAGPYTSAPRRITNWTHPLPPEQLTLSNRGQSTSLQASWRAAPAGNTGYTGTLRETKSQEQVGNMSVGNNWTNITFEDLVPGRQYTLEMAALAGPYRSSVRSVTEWTYPLAPSGVTLTNTRRPLGLSAFWDKAAGDVDQFHLQLYSKSHPMQRNISVGPNTHNFTFLGLSPGVQYFLKVTVLAGPYRSSSHFATEWTYPLSLANVSAQPGRSPQELHVSWVESGGGRDHLVQLSVAESLSIIRNVSVPRGVTHLDLEGLVPGSRYRVEIISQAGPHRTSSQTAIGYTVPLPPLSLSASPVSTAWALAVHWETPPGQRDGYLLSVHEEGSSSPARNLEAGKDSTNITLGRLAPGTCYLVGIWAVAGPYHSLPRNTSGCTVPAAPTNLSLTNPGSSSELHAWWNKPPGRRDHYRAVLYSLTTRSRERVQTLSQDAQNVTWTHLEAGSKFAVQVFAVKGFFEASSTNVTQWTYPLAPSNVTLSSPSASALRASWAATGHGAEGYVVELHDTASSSRAGHTVLAGDARSHTFKNLNPGTRYSVAVRATAGPYHTSTPNLTHCTRPLPPISVHFLSMGHPDRLSVSWGAAAGGRDGYTLTLYYTRLGTMAATASAGRDTHNFTFTGLSPGRQYSLEASATAGPYQAAATNISGWTRPLPPAAVRLLSTGHPDRLSASWEAAAGERDGYTVTLHHARLGTVAATASVGRDTHNFTFTGLAPGSKYVLEMVSVAGPYRTPAGNVSNWTYPLAPQNVYMTNQGYPNRLSVSWRAEPHGQDGYRLLLYHSGSGILAANTSVGKGTSKFTFSGLAPGHKYLLEVVSMAGPYAASAENISDWTIPSVPKNLSAVAEGNNTMLISWDSVPGQQDNCQLWLRDPRNGSLPSRHTLAKGQVQHLLQGLVPGRNYSISLSCVAGPYWSSTKLLAVPMEPNPVEDVQCLPESRSLFLNWTSSPGDVEAYEVVTERLFDRPSTSKYIVSVPTSMARLEGLGPDSSYRITVSTVGMNAVRSRAVPLLCNTTVEALPPPLRADVFQVEASSTVIISSDLFSEENGQIEYYGVVATTNDSLLRPTQKTMSSTWYDHYYGMEDSYLAVLIPNPFHPSPRRSPETWRVPVGTEECGQSRATCNGKLKANEQYRFSIAAFTKYDPVAPAVSFTTFSAAQSVDATPLPMPVIAGIVVGFLLTLTAIFALVYWRQLRARRTQKNSLPQEMVTYSLRNVHRPIPIQNFKQYYEMKTASGNHAFFQEFEELKEVGKEQPKVEAELTANVSKNRYPHVLPYDHSRVKLSQLGEDPHSDYINANFIPLHLNNPGAVPASPIRELSPGNRQGTQHAV, encoded by the exons ATGCGGATCGTGCTGGGGATGGCCACCAGCAGAG CCACCCTGGTCCCGATGAGACCACCGCTTCTGCCACTGCTCGTCCTGTGGGTGCCGTGGCTCCTGGGAACCCTGGCAGAG GGTCTCAGCTCTGGCCACCCCACCTTGGCCGTGTCTCACCGGTCTCCTTCTGTCCCCCAGGGGGAGGGATGCAATCGGACAGCGCGGGCTGGGGCGGAGGGACAGGATGCACCCAGCGACAGAG GGATGTTTCTGAACCTCAGTGTGAGCGACCGCGGCCGGTCGGactccctccttctctcctggGATGAGCCGGAGGGGGGTGCCGAGGGATATTTGCTCGCCCTCTCCTACCTGGGGTCGGGCACACTGCTACAGAACGGATCTGCGGGACCCAACACCACCAGTTTCTGGTTCCACGGGCTGACCCCTGGCACATACTATGAGGTCGAGGTGACAGCCACACTTGCCTGCATGGACACCGCCAGGGAGACGGTCACAGCGCAGACAA GTCCCACACCCGTCCGCAACCTGAGCCTGAGCAGCAGTGGGAGCTCAGCCGCGCTGCACGCCTCCTGGGAGCACGCCAGCGGGCAGCGGGATGGCTACCACCTTGCCCTCTACCATGGCGACTCCCAGATGCTCGTGAGAAATGTGTCTGTCCTGCCAAACGCCTCCACCTTCCTGTTCGACGGGTTGCTGGCCGGCAGCGAGTACGCCCTGAAGGTCAGCACACTGTCTGGACCCAGCCAGGCCAGCACCAGTATCCACCAGTGGACAG caccctccatCCCCACCCAGTTGTGGCTCAGCCCTGgctccagcaccagcctctTGGCCTCCTGGGCAGGCGCTGGGGGTGCCGCCTGGCTGCACCTCGTGCTCCGCAACCTCCTCACGCAGACGGTGACCAAGACCCTGTCAGCCAAGAGAGGTCTCACCAGCTACACCTTCCAGCACCTCCACCCCGGCACCCAGTACTGGCTGGGGCTGAGCGCTGTGGCCGGGCCCTACACCGTGGAGGGGCCCAACGCCACGGCCTGGACAT ACCCCCTGAGCCCCACCAACGTGACCCTGAGCAATGCGGAGGAGCAGAGCTCGTTGCAGGCCCACTGGAGCACCCCGGCGGGAGAAAGGGACTTCTACCTGGTGACGCTGCGGGAGGCAGAGGACGGCACTCCAGCCAGGAACATCTCCGTCGGGGGAGACAGCAGTCACGTCACTTTCCACGGGCTGAGCCCTGGGAAGCAATACTCTGTCCAGGTGACAGCGGTGGCTGGCCCCTACCGGGCTTCTGCCCACAGCGCAGCAGCCTGGACAC AGCCACTGGCACCGTCGGGCGTGAGCCTGTCCAGCCAGGGCAGCCCCTACAGCCTGCTAGccagctgggaggaggcaaTGGGAGAGAGCTACCTGCTGGCCCTTGGCCGTGTGGAGCACCCGGGGGAGAACAGCTCACTGCTCAGAGGTGTCACCAACTTCACCTATGAGGGCCTGCGCCCTGGGACCCTCTACACCTTTGAGGTCAGCACTGTGGCTGGCCCCTACACATCTGCACCCCGGCGCATCACCAACTGGACAC ATCCTTTGCCCCCGGAGCAGCTGACCCTCAGCAATCGGGGCCAGAGCACCTCTCTGCAAGCCTcctggagagcagctcctgctggcaaCACTGGCTACACAGGCACCCTCCGGGAAACCAAATCCCAGGAGCAGGTCGGGAACATGTCTGTGGGAAACAACTGGACAAACATCACCTTTGAGGACCTGGTCCCCGGGCGACAGTATACACTGGAGATGGCTGCTCTGGCTGGGCCTTACAGATCCAGCGTGCGATCAGTGACGGAGTGGACAT ATCCACTGGCTCCATCTGGCGTGACCCTGACCAACACCCGGCGCCCGCTGGGGCTCTCAGCCTTCTGGGACAAGGCTGCCGGCGACGTGGACCAGTTCCACCTCCAGCTCTACAGCAAGAGCCATCCAATGCAGAGGAACATCTCCGTGGGGCCAAACACCCACAACTTCACCTTCCTGGGGCTATCCCCCGGAGTTCAGTACTTCCTGAAGGTGACGGTCCTCGCTGGCCCGTACAGGTCCTCATCACACTTTGCCACCGAGTGGACAT ATCCCCTGTCTCTGGCTAACGTGAGCGCACAGCCTGGCCGGAGTCCCCAGGAGCTGCACGTGAGCTGGGTGGAGTCAGGCGGTGGCAGAGACCACTTGGTACAGCTCTCGGTGGCTGAGTCCCTGTCCATCATCAGGAACGTGTCTGTCCCCCGTGGAGTCACCCATCTTGACCTAGAGGGGCTGGTGCCAGGGTCCCGATATCGGGTGGAGATCATTTCGCAGGCTGGGCCTCACCGCACCTCCTCTCAAACTGCCATCGGCTACACGG TCCCACTACCTCCTCTCTCCCTGTCAGCAAGCCCTGTCAGCACTGCCTGGGCTCTGGCTGTGCACTGGGAGACCCCTCCTGGGCAGAGGGACGGATACCTGCTCAGCGTGCACGAGGAGGGCTCGTCCTCACCAGCAAGGAACCTGGAAGCAGGGAAAGACAGCACCAACATCACCCTGGGACGGCTGGCACCGGGGACTTGCTACCTTGTTGGGATCTGGGCAGTAGCTGGCCCCTACCACTCCCTCCCCAGGAACACCTCTGGGTGCACAG TTCCTGCTGCTCCGACAAACCTGAGCCTTACCAACCCAGGCAGCTCCTCGGAGCTTCATGCATGGTGGAACAAGCCCCCCGGCAGGAGGGACCACTACCGTGCTGTTCTGTACAGCCTCACCACCCGGAGCAGAGAGCGGGTCCAGACCTTGAGTCAGGATGCCCAGAACGTCACCTGGACTCACCTGGAGGCAGGCAGCAAGTTTGCTGTGCAGGTCTTTGCTGTGAAAGGCTTCTTCGAAGCCTCCTCCACCAACGTCACCCAATGGACGT atcCCTTGGCCCCTTCCAACGTCACCCTGAGCAGCCCCTCTGCCTCGGCACTGCGGGCATCCTGGGCAGCTACGGGGCACGGAGCAGAGGGCTATGTTGTGGAGCTCCATGACACAGCCTCCAGCAGTCGTGCTGGGCACACGGTGCTGGCTGGGGATGCTAGGAGTCACACCTTCAAAAACCTGAACCCCGGCACCCGCTACAGCGTGGCGGTGAGAGCCACGGCTGGGCCCTACCACACCAGCACCCCAAACCTCACCCACTGCACAC gCCCGCTGCCCCCCATTTCTGTGCACTTTCTGAGCATGGGGCACCCCGACAGGCTCAGCGTGTCCTGGGGAGCCGCGGCCGGGGGACGAGACGGCTACACGTTGACCCTGTACTACACCAGGCTGGGCACCATGGCAGCTACGGCCTCAGCTGGGAGAGACACCCACAACTTCACCTTCACGGGCCTGTCCCCTGGACGCCAGTACTCCCTGGAGGCCAGTGCCACGGCTGGACCATACCAGGCAGCAGCAACCAACATCAGTGGCTGGACAC gcccgctgcccccggctgcCGTGCGCTTGCTGAGCACGGGGCACCCTGACAGGCTCAGCGCATCCTGGGAAGCCGCGGCCGGGGAGCGAGATGGCTACACCGTGACCCTGCACCACGCCAGGCTGGGCACCGTGGCAGCTACGGCCTCAGTTGGGAGAGACACCCACAACTTCACCTTCACGGGCCTGGCCCCAGGAAGCAAGTATGTGCTGGAGATGGTCTCCGTAGCTGGGCCCTACCGGACACCTGCAGGGAACGTCAGCAACTGGACGT ATCCCCTGGCACCCCAAAACGTGTACATGACGAACCAAGGGTATCCCAACAGGCTGAGCGTGTCCTGGAGAGCTGAACCCCACGGACAagatggttacaggctcctCCTGTATCACTCGGGATCGGGTATTTTGGCAGCCAACACATCTGTTGGGAAAGGCACCAGCAAATTCACCTTTTCTGGCCTGGCTCCGGGACACAAATACCTGCTGGAAGTGGTGTCCATGGCAGGGCCCTACGCAGCCTCTGCAGAGAACATCAGTGACTGGACGA TCCCCTCGGTTCCCAAAAACCTCTCTGCGGTGGCAGAAGGGAACAACACGATGCTCATCTCTTGGGACAGTGTCCCTGGCCAGCAGGACAACTGCCAGCTGTGGCTGCGGGACCCCAGGAACGGCTCTCTGCCCTCACGGCACACTCTCGCCAAAGGACAAGTCCAGCACCTCTTGCAGGGTCTGGTGCCAGGGAGGAACTACTCCATCTCCTTGAGCTGCGTGGCTGGGCCCTACTGGAGCAGCACCAAGCTCTTGGCAGTGCCAATGG AGCCAAACCCAGTGGAGGATGTGCAATGCCTACCAGAGTCCAGGAGCCTTTTTTTGAACTGGACCAGCTCTCCAGGAGACGTGGAGGCTTATGAGGTGGTGACAGAGAGACTCTTTGACAGACCCTCCACCTCCAAGTACATCGTGAGCGTTCCTACAAGCATGGCcaggctggaggggctgggccCAGACTCTTCATACCGAATCACGGTCAGCACAGTGGGCATGAATGCCGTGAGGAGCCGGGCTGtgcctctgctctgcaacaCAACAGTGGAGG ccctgccGCCACCCCTGCGAGCAGACGTCTTCCAGGTAGAGGCCAGCTCCACAGTCATCATTTCATCCGACCTGTTCAGCGAGGAGAATGGCCAAATCGAGTACTATGGTGTCGTCGCTACCACTAATGATTCAC TCCTGAGGCCCACCCAGAAAACTATGTCCAGCACATGGTATGACCACTACTACGGGATGGAGGACTCCTACCTGGCTGTGCTAATCCCCAATCCCTTCCACCCGAGCCCCAGGAGGTCCCCTGAAACCTGGCGAGTGCCAGTGGGAACAGAGGAGTGTGGCCAGTCCAGGGCAACGTGCAACGGGAAGCTGAAAGCCAACGAGCAGTACAG GTTCAGCATCGCTGCCTTCACCAAGTACGACCCAGTGGCCCCTGCAGTGTCATTCACCACATTTTCAG CTGCTCAAAGTGTGGATGCAACTCCGCTCCCAATGCCAGTAATAGCTGGAATTGTCGTGGGATTTCTCTTGACACTCACAGCCATTTTTGCTCTGGTCTACTGGAGGCAGCTCAGGGCAAGGAG AACACAGAAGAACAGCCTGCCCCAGGAAATGGTGACCTACAGCTTGAG AAATGTCCACCGGCCAATTCCCATACAGAACTTCAAGCAGTACTATGAGATGAAGACAGCAAGTGGTAACCACGCTTTTTTCCAGGAGTTTGAG GAGCTGAAGGAAGTTGGGAAGGAGCAGCCGAAGGTGGAGGCCGAGCTGACAGCCAACGTCTCCAAGAACAGATACCCGCATGTGCTGCCCT ATGATCATTCTCGGGTCAAGTTGAGCCAGCTGGGGGAGGATCCGCACTCGGACTACATCAATGCCAACTTCATTCCT CTGCATTTGAACAACcctggagctgtgccagcaTCCCCCATCCGGGAGCTTTCCCCAGGTAACAGGCAGGGCACGCAGCATGCTGTGTGA